TCTGGACAACGGAGCAAACGGAAAAGTCTTTGTCTGGAAAGGTGCCGGAAAAATCCTCTTAAGCCCAGAAACAGGAACCGCCATTCTGCTGTCATACACGCAGGCAAAACCTTCCATTCCCAAACCTGTGGACTAAAAGTAGCTTCTAGTGacatcattttaggaaaaatcgtAGAAATcgaagatttttcttagaacTTTACCTCTCTAAGGTAAAAGTTGTTCACAAAGAAActgagagctcctaaagtgacaaaatgttaggagCAGTGAGGAGGACTTTAACGAGCCTAAAGAGTGCCTAAAGCAGGgaatggtggaaacagagagagctgattggctgatccacctaaatgatggaggaaatgagcacataaacgtCTATAATAATCATACAACtgttaatatgtagataagataaacatAATCATccatagagggaaattaattcATGAATAAGTTTCAGCGACCCGACAGGTTAAAGGCGCGCTTCTAGTAACGTAATTCTACTGAGGATGAATAAATAAcgggaaaaatattgaataatcatgaaaaAAGTTGTTATATTATTTAGAGAAAATGCTCTCAATAATGAACATTTTAGGAGAAAATTTGCTGATAATATATACAGAAATACACACTctggacaagataaaagaggtgagaaagtattttctgtgttgTACGTGATGATGTCAGCAGCCTAAACGGTCATATGAAGTTTGCTGGTATGGAGCcgtctcctctctggcttttgatCGCTGCACGGAgagcttctcactttccaggctggtgcgtaAAAGATGCTGAAATGCGCTTCAAAGTCCACCTAACTGCACTGTGATCCGGGGAGCCATTTACCTTTCAACGCTCCTCTCTTCCCCTCCTAGAGATGTGCGGACAGAGGTGATGCTCCTCTGTCCAGTTCATTTTTCTCCACCTTTTGTTTCTCCGTTTTATGTCCGTCGTTCGGCCAAATCCAGTCGCTCTATGCAAGCAGCTAATCCCAGTGAAATGTTGACAGGCGAGTGCACATTAAAATCAAACAGacaaagtagtaaaatgaccagtaAGGTGAGATATTACAACCAGCGAATCAAAAagatgatgaggatgtaaataaggtgtgTTCAAACATTCTGATCATGTGTGACAGTTGTTTAATTTTTGCTAAGTTTCATCATCAGGTCACGCATTTCTTGATTCAGTCTAAtcggttaatttctctcctttgatcactaggacggcatttgtgttttctttctttcacgatcaaccaatcacagcgtCACACCTAACAACAGGGTCAGCCACACCTCCTAACcgagataaaacattttatttcctgactcagagtcgctctcagcagctttCTGAATCACTCATACGCTAAGATTTCTTGGCAGGggtttttaggctaagataggagctctctctGAGGATTCTGTGGATCTTTgtgaacaataaataaaataaaataaataaaattagttgGCGGGAGAAGAAGAAACTGGGTTTGAGTGAATGCAATCAtcaatatgtttgtttttgtttagataAAACGGCTATTAGTGAGAGGTTATCATTAGTATCACTTTGGACAGGACAAAGCTCTACAAACTTAAATAAACAGACTCTTATTAAGCCTTTTCTCCTCTATGTCTTCTCAAAGCACAGTGGAGCAATGAGATTCAtgtcaaataaagtaaaaagacaGACGTTTGGAGAAATATGAGCTCTGACTATCAGCTGTGACCCCCTCAGGTCATGGAGCGAATGCACAGGAGAAGAATGCGGCCATGCAGATGGCGGACAGCTTCATCGACCAGATGAAGTACCCCAGAATGAAAACACAGGTGGGTTCAAACATCCCAAACACGCCTGGTAGATGCGAACATCACTGGTGCCGGTTTAAAGCGGTAAGCCGGAAGTCAGTGAGCGTCACAGGTAAAGGTGCCGTTTTCCTTCAGGTGGAGATCCTGCCTCAGGGGAAGGAGACCATCATCTTCAAGCAATTCTTCAAGAGCTGGAACTGAACCTCTCACTGGGAACCCCGCAGCAGATCCTGCAAGGCCGAAATCAGACGGCGTCAGACTTAAaacgcatgtttttttttttttacgttctgCATCCTGGTGTTTGTACATATCTGAAGGTTAACGTGCAAGTTTTGAAATTTGGTAGAATCAGAGATGTGATGgcacttttataaaaaaaataaactaaactaaacgaaaagcaaaaacagacgTATTTCCTGTGGTGAGAGTGTGAACAAATCAAAAGGATATTATGATTAAaagaagtggatttttttttatagattatgTATTTGTTCTACAGTGTCTGAAATAGAAGAATAAACCTGAAAGTTCTCCGTGCGCCTGGTGTCTTTACTGTCAACGTGTTGAATCCGCTGCTCTCTAGCGGAGCCTGAAAACGATAACTCGCAACCTGACAGCGATCTTTACATAACCATTATTCAGCTGCCAGCGCCGCACCGCCCTTATCTGATCACAGACTCACTGAGAAGCATCCCACTGTCACGTCATCGCTTCTATCAGGAGGAGGAACTCAACGACGAGCCTGCCCAAATCATGCTGCATAACTCCTCTTTACAGGATCCAGGTCAGAGGAAACGAAAGTAAAGGAGGATAGAAAGGGTCATTTACTCTTCAGTAACTAAATCTGCAGTGACTACATCAGAGGTGATGAACCAGCAGACAACCTTTACTGAAGAACGTCCTCTGAAAAGGCGCTTTTACCTCGTTAATTGATCAAATTCAGCCACTTTCATGGTAGTGAAGTACTTGGGACCTTTGTGGTAGAGCTGGCCGACGTGAccaaacaatagaaaaaaaaaatggttacaatgttttttttttctgaatactcTTGATTAGGACTgagcgataaatcgatttaatcgattaattcgagtttatatttttttatgaataaatttttggaaaatcgggattttatttttccaaattaatcATTGGGCTTCCGTGAACAGATcagcatgcaatgctgaatatttgtttaggaaaatatattgtcaaaatattgtattttaccGTAATGTGAGgcattttaatttactcatttacttattattttaaacttagtttgaagttacacaagtgatgtGAAGCCTGCtcttaaaagcaagtttttaaataaatttctttcatttctttttatgaaaagaaaaggaggaaaaaagaaatcgattaatcggatttggtaaaGTACAatcggagattttatttttaagccatatcgcccagccctacactTGATACGATGTTAGATTGGAAGTCTAGTTTCTGAGATCATATCTGTTTAAGCACAAACTTAAAGAACAAATTATAAAACACTGATAACTaacttcatttatatatatatatatatatatatatatatatatatatatatatatatatatatatatatatatatatatatatatataagttaaCACTAACTAAACAATGAATTCCCTGAAGAACTGTGTACGTTTATGGATTAATAATGATATATTAATGTACAAATCCCAGTTTCAGTGCTACTCAGAAGTGCATATCttatattgtcaaaataaagtaaagtcTGTTAGGTCACACGTATTGCTTGCCTTAGTGAACTTTAAAgcttacttttattattattataattagaCATGTTCTTTTTCTACATAAATTACTGAAAATGTCATATTGCCCAACACTAGTGTGTTGTATGCTGTTACTGATTCAAAATTGACCAGTGGTGAGTTTTACTCTGTTTATATTTATGTAGAGCCTGGATTTAAAACCGGGAGGTGTTAAAATGTCTTAATCTTTAACAATAATCAGCTATTCTTCTATGAACAGAGGTGTATTCATGATGCCTTGAAATATTTGTCCCTCTTGGACTTTTTTATGCCCAAACCAAAAAGCTTACTTTTAGTTAATTGGGATTTTTGTAATTGACCGACACAGAGTAGTTTCTTTTTTGGGTCAATCTTTCCTAAAAATTAGTCTTACTATGGTAGAAAAgtaagaaggaaatctccattctgttttttttttaacggtaACCGGGCTTTATTGTTTTGGAATCAGGTGAATAAAATTATACTCATGATTTATTTAAGCCCTCACAGGGCCGGGCTGACCTCTGCTCTAATTTCTCTGTTGCTGGGTTAACAGTTTACAGTAACTCCAACCTGAAACCTCAGTCATCTGCGTCACTCTGGCTGATAACGGGCCTTATTGCTGCCGTAAAACATCCCTCCTCTGCATGGCCTCGGCGTGACTCCACTGTCCGCTTACAGGAAGCTGACGGGATTTGAAGGAATAAAGTTTCCCTCTCCACCTCCGAGGCCATAAATCGGTCCAAAGATCAGGTTCTGAGGAAACAAAAAGATTGGACTGGCAGAGCTTTCTGTCCACTTCTCTCAACCATCAGAGCTGCAGCAACGCTCCAACAACACAAGAGGTAACGATTTACATTCAATGCTCGGCCCATCCTCAGCGCACATCAGGAGATTGCAGCCGCAGTTAAAAACTTGTATTTGGccggtttatgtttattaattgCTGATTTTATTGTGGTTAGTTGTGGTTTCGTTttgataaaaacaatttttacaaATCCTGTATAAATGCTTATAACCTAgtctgaaaatatatttttggctacagcaacaaattattaaattgcattaatgtttaataaacaagcaaagcggtgttgttttagctttttcttatatttaaatgttttctgatattcatattttttatttatttattttacattcaaTTTAGGTATTTTTTCCCtattttaaataatctaaatgtGTTTCCTTCCCCACAGCCATGAACAAGGACGAAGGCACTCAGCTAAAAACGATCCTAAAGCGTAACAAacgtacgtttttttttttaaattactacaTTTAACATTAGTGATATCTTTCTTTCTAAATATTTACAGCATTTGCCTGGTGGCAGCTCATTATGTGGCTTAATGTGGaacattaaatgtaattacatgcttttaaatgtttccaaagGATTATTCATGATTTAACTCCAGATCTATTTAAAGTCAACAATTACAATCAGACTCGTCCCTCcgtgtttctgttttctgcgCTCCTTTTTCTCCATATCTGTGTAAAGTTGttgtattaatatattttaacgTTGAGAATCATCCCCTGTAGGCGTGAACCTGCTGCTGAACGATGAGGACGGCAGCACCACCCAGAGCAGCTCCATCGGGGCCGTTCGCTGGAAGCTCCCTGATGAGACTGTCCAGCCTCACAGCTCGGCTCCCACCATTCACGCCAACTCAAACACCAACAGAAGGAACTCACAGGTAagcttgtgtgtttttaatttaatagtaAAGGTGTGGGTTTGTgggaaatgttctgttttgatGAGCTTACTGCGATAGGGAACGAGGCATAAGCAAGCTTAGCTGTTGTTTAGGGACTCCGAACCACAAGGGGGCCTCCAAGAGCACTAGAACTGTAATACAAAGCAGGTTTATAAAATTGACCCAAGTGGTcattaagcaaaacaaaactgcaatatctgttaattaaatgtatttaaataaatgcaagaTGAAATATTTCATGCTTCACATGGTTAGAGTCTTTTATGTTCCAAATTTCTACTTGCTTAAATTGCCTAAATGGCAGAAGTAAGGACGACGCTGCCTAAAACTGTGTCTAAAGGCAGGAAATATTACTTTTCTTTGCTGAGTTTTgctaaatttcttttttttttcccaagaagAACACGGTGCTCAGTATGCATTAAATCTCCAGAAGTCACAGTAGAAGACTTAAAATTACtgtagcattttaaaaaaatactaatttacTTTCCAAGTATATCAGCGGATGAATAATGCATGTGATCTGAATTACATACATTAGTCAATTAAATAGGTTATACTGcgttgatgttgttgtttttatttgtaaaccgTAGTGATGATTTTGTGTGACATAAAAAAAGTATTAGTATCTGAACATGGTTTATATATGTGTTTGCTTTGTACTCTCAAGCCAGAAATACGACTAAAAAAGACATTATGCTTCTTGGATGGGAaatgaaacgtcttcagcttcagaatagaagtccagttgttggtttttttaacttttttttttttaactaaaacagACGCTAAATTCAGGATTCTTACCGGAAATGTGTGGCGTAGTGACGTAGTAACCTGGAGAtcaatgtaatacaattttTAGGTGTAAGCCATTTAGTGGCCCCTTCTTATGTCACTAAAGCAGTGTAATGTGCAACCTTTGTAGGTGTGAACATGCTAATGTAGTGTTTGAGTGCATAAAATGGAGAGAAGTGCATTGATATCAGCTTGTATTGCTAAAAGTGGCTAGCACCTAAGCCATCAAGAGCGGCATTAGGTTTTTGTAGCTTCAACAAGAATATGTGCAACTTAGGTTTGACTTAATTCGCGGGTCAGAAGTGCCGAATACCAATCTGAATGTACAATATTAGTTGAGCTGCAGTTTAGTGCAGCTCAACTAATGTTTAGTGGTTTTATAGGTTTAGGAAGTTACTGCAAATTAGCCATAGTCCAGAAGTGGAAATAATTGGTGAAACGTCTTAAATCCGCGCGTTTAAAACCAACGTTTCACCTCTGTTGTCCTTTTATTCCAGTTTGATCTGTTTAAAACCGCATGTGTCTGTCTTGCAGCAACACGCTCGCCAGGGGAACCTGAAGGACCTGCGCAGCCTGCAGGAGTGTGTCCAGTTCATCCACCACTGGAAGGAGCAAGTGGACCAAGTGTGCAAGGTAGCGCCGCAGAGATGTCAGCGTGTGGTTTTTGTAGTCTTTATTCATGGAGGAGAGAGTCAGGAATGGTTCTAGACACACCAAACGAAACAGAGATGTTCTGCTTAGAACACGTTTAAACGTTTAAAATAGTTTAGGTTATGCTTTTGAATGAAAATGAAGTAACAGGCTCAGTGTTAAGCTCAACATATGTAAGAACCTGTAGTCACGTGTATTTTCTGCAGTACAGTATTGTCTTTACATGTTATCTGATACTTCATGGGTCAGGGTGCATTGATCTGAAGAAACATTGCcacgaaaacatgtttattCCTAAATCACTGATAGGATATGTGGGTGGATGGCTGCTGATAGGGCCGATTTATGTCTACAAAGGCGTTCCAGCCTGATTCTGTGACCTTTCAGCCTGCAGCTCAGACTGCCGTCTGATAAACAGGCAGGCTCGCCGTTGGCTTACCGCATTTATTACCCCTTAAATCAAATGAACAATGACGGGTTTTGATAATCTCCTGATTGATGAAGCCGTTCTAAGTAAGTTTTCTGTGACCGATCATGTCGGAAACTATGTGTCCGTTTTAGCAGGGCGCCTCGGATCCAGGGGAGGGAACCAGCAAGGCAGAGGCCCAGAGCTCAGACCGGCGCACCGAGCGCAGCCTGGAGGAGAGCCGAAAGCTGATCCTGGAGTGGGCCGATGAGCTCCGCCATGTCGACGAGGTGAGTTCTCACACCAGAAACGTGTGGATTAAAGAGGCCGAACCTACACCGCAACAACACCAAGCTGTCAAATACCTGTTGTCTAACTCGTCTTGCATCTGTAGCTTCTGAAGCAGACCCCGTGGGAATCTGACAATCAAAAGAAAGCGCATaaaaaggagcccaaagaggaGGGGCAGTTTAAGATCATGGAGTGGGCAAAGGAGCTGCAGAAGGCGATTGAGGTGAGGCGTTACTGGCGTTTATCCGGTAGTCTGCCGTTTACAATATGGCCTCTTCTACTTTAAAACTGAAGGATGACACGTTTACCCCAAGCAACAGAAGCTGAATGCTGACTTGTCTTTGCAGAGCTGCGGCGTGCCGAGCGAGGAGCTGGGCAAAGTGCTGCGCCTGCTGGGCATCAAGAAGAAACGCCTGTACAAGATGCTGCCTCTGCTGGAGTTCATCACCTGGTCTCTGCTCAGGGAAGACAACACGGTGAGAAACATGACAACGTTGTtcatatcatatatatatatatatctatatctatatctatatctatatatatatctatatgaaTCCCCATGTGAGGTGAATGTGACGCCGTTTGGttgtaaaacagttttatgCGACATGCAGCCTGAGTGAATGCTGCCTCTGCGTGTGGAGAAGCCATAAACTGGTTCATTGACCCTGATCTGATAACCTCCAGCAGTCCTTGTCTCTGATAACAGTTTGTGGAAGATTAGGTTTATCGTCTTATCACCACTTTTACCGCTGATTTCCAAGGAAATATGAAGTAGATCCCTCCCCAAAAAACTGAATTGTTCTTGTGTCTTGACCAATAAACAAGCAGCTGAAACGAGCTGCTTACATAAGCTGGTTGAGGTCAGCAGTAGAAATGGCGAGCAGGGGCGCTCCCAGAAAGCTTTTAAAGGGCTGGCCAGACGCCGGGGCCCCCTGATGATCTATGACGGCCACCAACactaacaaacataaaataaattttatactGGAAATACTGCAGTGGCTCACATTTTAGGCTACAAACAAAATTTAAAGAAGAAGACAGTTTTTCTGGACGGAGCATTTTAATCAtcatttttcccctcttttcatgttgtgtttttacagACAACAGTGTCCCAGATCTGGTTGCTGGCGAAGCAAAGGACCTGGAAAGCAGGCATACCCAGATACATCCCAAACTCAGGTGTGCAGATATGTTTTGATTTTAGGccaaatgggggaaaaaaataagaacatatTGCTCAATTACAGTGTTTATCTGCGAGCTGTTTATAATTGTTTATCCTCATCTCTGTTTTCAGTGTGGGACTGGATCAGCAGCGCAGCAGGTAACTACATTTTTTGGCTTGGTCTGTCGCCTAAATCCACATGTTTGTGGTTTTTGAGGCCTAATTCTCATGTTTCCTCCACCAGCTGACGTGATTCTGGACCCCACCACAAACCACCCGTGGCTTCAGCTTTCAGACGACCAGCGCAGGGTCCAGGAGGGCATCGCCGAGTCGGACCTTCCCGACAGCTCCCAGCGCTATGACAGCTGGCCCTGCGTGCTGGGCTGGGAGGGCTACGGCGGCGGCCGCCACTACTGGGAGGTGGACATCGCCAACAAGGGCTACTGGCGAGTGGGGCTGACCACGGCCACCTCCAAGCGCAAAGGGAACTTCCCCATGACCCCCAAGCAGGGCTACTGGGTTCTGTGGAGAAGCACCCACTGCTTCTACGCCTGCACCAAGCCGGAGACGCAGCTGCCCGTCGCCCTCATCCCCCGGCGCATCGGGGTGTACTTGGACTACGAGGAGGGCCAGATCTCCTTCTACAACGCAGAAACCAGATCCCACATCTACACGTTCACAGGGAACTTCAGGGGGAAGCTGTACCCTCTGTTCGCGCCCATGGACGGCCGCACACTCATGACCATCATCGCGCCGAAGAAAACCTCTCCAGTCCCGGCGCCGAGCGCAGATGAGAGCGGGACGGTGGAGTCGGAGGACAGTACCCAGCTTTAAAAGAAACCCAAAGCGACTCCCGTCGAAAGCGTTGAACGTTTTCCAAAAAGTACTGACTTATCGTGAATTTCCTGTGGCCGACGGCGCCTGAATGCAGCATGAGATCACGCTGCTTTATCTATCCCGCACAAGCAAGGGTCCGTCTCTGCAATTATAAGGCGAGAAATTAGGGAGCAGAGAAGCTTAAAAACGGGGCAGACGATGATCAGGATTAATTTATTAAGAATAAATGAGCATGAGAAGCTCCAGGATTAGTCTGAGAAAGGCAGAAAtatccaaaaaaaattacaagtcAACCTTAAAAATTTCATGATCTGCCAAGATACTATAGAAAAACGAATAAAAGTTGAAAACGTATGttgaacttttatttaaaaaaatacttttatacaACCTAAATtgtttacctttaaaaaaatattatcgACTCCAATTTCAGATGAAGCTTATTCTGCTGCAGGTTAAAAGACACTAATTATGAAATCTTGCATTTATTCTCACAGCCTTATGAGTTAaatatgccttcattaaagacaaaaaaacaaaaaaaagtatttctttcCCCTGCGGCCGGCTCATAGGCACAAGAAATGGTAAAAGGCCTGCACTCGCACAGtttagcgctttatcaagtcctgaggagCCGAAGTGCAGAAGAAGAGAGAATGTGTTCCTCTGCTTGGCGTGGCGAGAACCAGAACGTGTTCTTCCTGAGCAGAACGTTTCAAACTTCACAAGAACTCATAGGGTTCTCTCAGGTtcctccagcaaaaaaaaaaaatagaaaccaCACCAATTTCCCATTTCTGACCAATCGCTCAATAGTTGTCAGAcggcaagttaaaaaaaaaagttctgcagaAGGTGGAAGAACCCCCAAACCGGGTCGGCAGGGACTAAAAGGGTTCTGGGAGGGGGAACacatttttctgttctttcagAGTGCGTGATGGCCTTAATCTctggagggtaaaaaaaaaaaaagatgagaatgTATCTCTGGCCTGTAGTTGATGCCATCCGTGTGCTAATAGGCTAATAGGCTAATAGATACATAGAAAAGCTTTCTAGAGAAGCGTGGATTAAACTGTCAGGTAAAGAGCAAAAGCACTGCAGGGATTATGGGTCGGGGCACATTCAGGTGTCCAAATAGAAATAGAGCCACTAAACAGACCTGAAGTCTGCTGTAGTCGACCTCGTTTTGACTCTCTGCGATAAACGTGAAAGACGTGAAAGACAgcgtaaataaataaaaaaaagagagaagatgATCTGAGCTCAATGAAATCTGCAGGAGCCAAAGAAGAAGacgctatataaaaaaacttctctgattgtttgttttccatAAATGTTACTTCAATGTTACGTCTAATTTGTGttgtaaagcaaataaaaagtttttgggtttttttttttgaagtgctGATGAAAATGTTTAGAAAGATGATGTCTGTATTCAATCACAGCATTGTGAATGCTTTAGTCTTGATGTTAGAAACAGAAATTCCTATAGGAGCTTTAAAGAAACAACATGTAACTATACTTTTTACATGCATGCACTTTGGACTGCACTTTCAGAACAAACTGTTCTTATAATTAAATTGATGTCGTTGGAAAGTCtgcatcccccccagcaaatatTTACCCATTAAGCTGCACCAATAAAGTATTTCTTTCACTTTAGCATTCTGTAGAGCTGATCTTTTCTGAACATATAAAACTGCAGGGCTCCTCCAGCCTGTGGTCAGTTACTAAAGTATggataagggggggggggggggggggtggtggagGCTGGTCAGGACTCCGTCTTGCAGGCCCAGGGTCCGTACTCTTCACAGTCCGCGGCAAACAGAGTCCCACCTCCCCTCAGGTCTGCACAGTCCCTGTCTTCACTGTTCCACTGCACAGCCATCCTTCAAAACACACAGGTCTGTGTATTTATAATGAGAATAAAGAAAGGAATCAAAATAATGTCAGCCGTTAACCTTCGGAACTGTTATAAATCTCCAGAGAGATTGTGAATTGTAAGTACGTAAGTCAATTACGTTAAAGTATCTATACCAGTCTGgtgtaaaatgaaacaaacttATTTTACAAAGCTTTGTGTCTGTACGATAATGTATATGTATACTGTATGTTTGTTATAAcctttgtaataaaaaaatataaatggaaGATATTCtgtatttggtgtttttttattttattttaggcttTAAATTTGGGGATTCGTATTTGTTTTGGTTCTGCATTATTTTGAAATAAGAAGCAgggttatttaaaacattttaaatatgtatatattttttttgttaattgacAA
The DNA window shown above is from Fundulus heteroclitus isolate FHET01 chromosome 14, MU-UCD_Fhet_4.1, whole genome shotgun sequence and carries:
- the si:dkey-219e21.2 gene encoding E3 ubiquitin-protein ligase TRIM39 isoform X2, giving the protein MNKDEGTQLKTILKRNKRVNLLLNDEDGSTTQSSSIGAVRWKLPDETVQPHSSAPTIHANSNTNRRNSQQHARQGNLKDLRSLQECVQFIHHWKEQVDQVCKGASDPGEGTSKAEAQSSDRRTERSLEESRKLILEWADELRHVDELLKQTPWESDNQKKAHKKEPKEEGQFKIMEWAKELQKAIESCGVPSEELGKVLRLLGIKKKRLYKMLPLLEFITWSLLREDNTTTVSQIWLLAKQRTWKAGIPRYIPNSVWDWISSAAADVILDPTTNHPWLQLSDDQRRVQEGIAESDLPDSSQRYDSWPCVLGWEGYGGGRHYWEVDIANKGYWRVGLTTATSKRKGNFPMTPKQGYWVLWRSTHCFYACTKPETQLPVALIPRRIGVYLDYEEGQISFYNAETRSHIYTFTGNFRGKLYPLFAPMDGRTLMTIIAPKKTSPVPAPSADESGTVESEDSTQL
- the si:dkey-219e21.2 gene encoding E3 ubiquitin-protein ligase TRIM39 isoform X1, with the translated sequence MNKDEGTQLKTILKRNKRVNLLLNDEDGSTTQSSSIGAVRWKLPDETVQPHSSAPTIHANSNTNRRNSQQHARQGNLKDLRSLQECVQFIHHWKEQVDQVCKQGASDPGEGTSKAEAQSSDRRTERSLEESRKLILEWADELRHVDELLKQTPWESDNQKKAHKKEPKEEGQFKIMEWAKELQKAIESCGVPSEELGKVLRLLGIKKKRLYKMLPLLEFITWSLLREDNTTTVSQIWLLAKQRTWKAGIPRYIPNSVWDWISSAAADVILDPTTNHPWLQLSDDQRRVQEGIAESDLPDSSQRYDSWPCVLGWEGYGGGRHYWEVDIANKGYWRVGLTTATSKRKGNFPMTPKQGYWVLWRSTHCFYACTKPETQLPVALIPRRIGVYLDYEEGQISFYNAETRSHIYTFTGNFRGKLYPLFAPMDGRTLMTIIAPKKTSPVPAPSADESGTVESEDSTQL